In Camelina sativa cultivar DH55 chromosome 13, Cs, whole genome shotgun sequence, the genomic window ATTTCACAGACTCACATGTTATACATGcggattaaaaatatatttttgtcacaACAATTTCCTACGAAAAATGAATTATAAAGTTTACGAGGTTATATTATAAGCCAACAAAAGAAGACCACTGCTCAGTTTATATGGTGGAAAATCGTCCCATGCAAAAAAATCTTGGAAGTTATATATAAACTGCACATGACTCATTTAGTCATTTTCCCCTCTAAAGTAGACAATAGACGCTGTCAATTAAGAATAATGGTGTTTCTTGCATACGAAAACCTCAAGACTTGGCCTTCGCCGTCagctcttcaaaaaaaaaaaaattgttataccTCCACTCTGTTTCGCTAATGACATTTTCGTAATGTGTAGCTGCTTGTTTTAGGATTATCTACATGCATAGCCATACTGGCCTAATTAATGCAACAAATCTGTACACATAGtatttgatagaaaaaaatattgctaCTTTATTATACCGATCGTTTtgataaatacaatatatttgGTTCGTCAACATCTGGTACATCGAATTCCCACGAGACCATAATATCATACTCTTTTGTAGCTTCAACAATCCATTTTCTGTAATGAAAATtcagatattttcaaaaaagatCCAAAATAATATCATACACATTTCACATTCATAAATGTAATACAGCCAGCTGCATGCATTATTCGgaccaaatttttttgtaatataacgTTTTAATTTCAACATTCAATGAATCATATACCCTGGCGGACGTTcaagagggtttttttttttgaaaatagcGGTGCCGAACTCTTCCTTTGAGCTACCAACATAACTGACACCCGATCTTTTTACTGTTTTGTGCTCTTAAAAGTCAATGCCTTTTGAACAAAAGATTGACTAATTAACCCAATATATCTCTTTCCAACCACTAACCAAAACAGTACATACAGTATTGATATTGTGAACCGTGTCGAATTCATGTATctacctctctctctatatatgtacACATACAGATCTAGTACCAAATATGAGCAACTCTCAAAcgccttttaatattttgttcaaaagaaagaagtaacAAATGGAGCTAGAACTCTTAAGCAAAGAAATAATCAGACCCACTTCACCTGATCATCTCCAAaccctttctctttctctcttcgaCCAGTTCCTTCCTTCAAGTTACGTTTCCGCCATTTTCTTCTACaatgatcaagaaaacaaaggagACATTGTTGTCCAGAGGCTCAAGAGCTCACTCTCTCAGACTCTCTCCCTTTTTTATCCGTTCGCTGGACGAATCAAAGACGGCGTCACTGTCCATTGCAACGACGAGGGAGCTTTGTTTACAGAGGCACGGGCTGATATACTTCTTTACGATTTTCTGAGAAACCCATCAGATGCTGACTTGGTTCACAAGCTCATTGCCTCTCCGGACCATGCAGATCCAGATACCTGGCCTTTGTTGCATGTCAAGGTCATTTTCTTCAAAGACCGAGGATTCGCAGTTGCAGTTAGCGTCTCTCACAAGATATGCGATGCAGCCTCGTTGTCAACATTTGTTTGCAGCTGGACAAAGGCTGCAAAAGGTTATGCTGACACAGTGAACCCTGAATTTGCGGCGGCTGATTTCTACCCTCCTGCTGATATCACCATCGAGTTTCCTCCGTTACTTGTACACGAGAAAAAATCCAAGACAAAGAGCTTTGTCTTTGGTGCTTTGATGATTGAAAAGCTCAAAAACAGAGCTTCGGGTGGAAAACGTGTGCCACAAGCTACCCGTGTTGAGTCCATCACGGCGCTGCTGTTTAGATGCATGACAAAGGCGCACCAGTCAAAGGTGGGAGAGGTAACAGAATTTGCTATAACACAGACAATGGACTTGCGACCTAGAGTTTCTACATCTCTCTTGCCACACAAGGCAATTggaaacttcttctttttaccaTTATTTATGGAGAGCTCAGAGAGTAAGATGGAAATCCAAGAAACGGTCTCTAAGCTGCATAGAACTAAAGAGGATCTCAATGAGCTTATCAGAAACGATCCTGAAGACGCAAAAAGTCGATTTGAAGCCAAAGAGAGAATCGCAAGTGCGATGCTGACTTCGTTGTGTGAGGTAAGTCCTGAGACGGAGACATATGCTGTGTCTAGCTGGTGCAGAATGTCGTTTTATGAGGCGGATTTTGGATGGGGTAATCCGGTTTGGGTTGCTCCAGATTCGATTGATAAAACGCAGGTCGTGTTAATGGACGCAAAGGACGTTGGAGGGGTTGAGGCATGGGTCACACTATCTGAAACTGACATGGCTATGTTTGAGAATGATGATGAGCTGCTCGTCTTCGCTACACCAAGTCCTAGTGTCCTCATCTAgtaataactatttttatcaAACCAAACTATAACAGACTGGCTCAAACTTATTATAGACCTGTGATCTAGAAAAGTATGGCCATGTAATATTATACTACTATGTATACGATGTTCtataattaaatgatttaatttatgtttcatgttatttgatatatatttgattttacaTGCTGCatttaagtttatatttgttAATAAGATAAGTATGAATCTCGTATAATATATACTCGAGATAAGGTCTAGTGAATATTGATGTATATGAGTATATCTACTTATGTGTATATAAGGATAAGTTACCCAAAGACttattaacaattttacaatATTGGTCAACTggatttttagaaacaaaaaatgtagATTTCATCTATGTATTTTTTAAGGGAGCTTTACTCAAATAACTtagaaatgttaaaaaaatgacTAGATTGTATGTTTTTTTGAGAGAAATTTAATgactttttagtcttttagttGGTgtacaaggaaaaaaagaattattattggtttgagatttgaacagaattttaaagattttaaatgttatgtagaatttgttgttattagattaagattttgttaaactttgttaaagttttgtattattagtttgtgatttgtaaaaagtcatttaatctgaacaaatttgggttattgaattcagacttttataaagtcattaaaagttttgtgttattcaatcaaaacaaaagaatctagaattgttaatgagtttaattattattttattggttcctgattttagacactttttttacaaaataaaatcatggaaaatatcataaaaatacagggattgtttggaagactttataggattttagaaaactaatcaacaaaactctttagcaatctttaacaatctttcatttattcacctttaatgattttgttgaactcttcaaaaattttcataaattagaatccaataccaCTCTTTATATATCATTGTGGTACATATATGTACAATTACAGATTTTTTGTGACAGATATTATTTTTAGCGACAGTAGATATTGCAAACAATCCATTGACGGTTTGTTGCAACAAATCATATGTTTATTCATGTGTTTTCCAAAACAGTATGTATTAAGTAAATTGGGATATATGAATGAAACTTTtcaaatcttctccaaagatCATCACCTCCAGGAAGCTCCACCACCGATTACATGCATAtttgttgtgaatttttttttttatcggcCAAATTCCATTGAAATGGAAAGCTCATTTAGGCTAATACAAGTAGTTTATGGAATAAGTCCAACAAGCTGGACTTTTACATATTATGAtattaaagaacaaaatatcTTAGAATATTCTACACAATAAAAGTCCAACTTGAGGACACGTGTGTGGACGCGTGTGATGCGTTTGATTAGATTCCCAATGCTTGCCGACAATAGCCTTCCGCCCCAAGCTTTGTTCATCTCATCACCGCTTTACCATCAAAGCTGATATCCTTGCATATCCATAAACTCTGAACACAATCAGCTAATTTACTCTGATTAGCCACTTGATAAATCCTTCTACAGAATAACAGCCTCATCAGATTTGTTGGAACATCGCAAGctcaataataataaagaaatttcAGATTCTCTTAATCTCAACCCAAAACCCAAAGATAGAAGCTTCGCTTCCAGACCTAAACCATGAGGTCTACTTCGTAATAACGAAGAAATTATAGCGAAGATATTACTCCATCGTTTGAGAAAGAGTTAAGTCGACATttactaaaaacaaaccaaCTGATGACAAGCGGAATTAAAACTAAGGTTCCTGTAGAAAGAtgagaaacaaaaccaattttagCTAGAAAACGATCTAAAGCTAAGACGGAAAAGAGACTAATCCGCCTAAAGCGGAAAATGAGATCTGATCTATATATAGGGAGATcggaaaaaccaaaaaaacaaaaaaatcggaATCTTATTCCGGTTATTCggaaatctctttctctctctcaaagataagagtgagTTACGACAGAAGCTTTTTTAATAacacaaatactaaaaaaattattattcttatttttttaattataatggcATGACTGTAAATAACAGTTTAACCTAAAGCTTTATTGtcttttttcaaataatatgtGTTGTTTGAGTAAACCAACAACTTATAAGTGTTGTttgagtaatttttttaatatgaatttgaaagaagaaaataaagtattaacaaacaaaagctaacaacaagaaaaacaaaagtgataATGGGCTAAATAAGATGAAGATGCCATACATCTTAACATTCCCTTTTTTCATTATGATACAAGAATAATTTAGCAGCAAGCCATCTAAAAACATCAAAGACCTGAGTTTTTGTACCTGGAGacatcaaaagatttttttttttttttttgctaagtgagtaaatatcatataaatgaaaGAGAGTTTGGATTTACATTTGAGATTACCAAACCAGTTGGTTccttggaaaaaaagaaaaaacaaggaaGCAAAAGCTAGTTATAGGTTAGAACCCTCATCATATCTAGAGGCACATAAGTTTTCTTCACTCATTGTGTTGATGATTTCCCGGTGAACAGTCTTGAAGATGGCCACCGGCAGAACTATTTGACCATTGTAGAGAACATTGTTCTTTGCTTCCACATAGCGTAGACTATAACTTGAGCAACCAGTTTACTGAGGATGGAAGGAGCAAATGTTGTAGAGATCTGAGTCTAAAACATAAGATCTTCCCAATCATGGAAAAGAGATGGAGATGATCTTAATCTGGCAAGAACCAAGGACCAGATGAAAGCGCTGAACCGACAAAAGAGGAACAAGTGATCTCTGGTCTCCACAGCAGAAGAGCACAAGCAGCAATGAGGGGAGACTGGCAGTCCTCAAGAAAGCAATAGTGATGTAGTAGGTAATCGGTCAAGGTGTGCGACCCACATCTAAAAATAATTCCTTGGAGTTGCCCgtttaaaccaaaaagaggAAGCCCAAttcttccccccccccccccccNNNNNNNNNNNNNNNNNNNNNNNNNNNNNNNNNNNNNNNNNNNNNNNNNNNNNNNNNNNNNNNNNNNNNNNNNNNNNNNNNNNNNNNNNNNNNNNNNNNNNNNNNNNNNNNNNNNNNNNNNNNNNNNNNNNNNNNNNNNNNNNNNNNNNNNNNNNNNNNNNNNNNNNNNNNNNNNNNNNNNNNNNNNNNNNNNNNNNNNNNNNNNNNNNNNNNNNNNNNNNNNNNNNNNNNNNNNNNNNNNNNNNNNNNNNNNNNNNNNNNNNNNNNNNNNNNNNNNNNNNNNNNNNNNNNNNNNNNNNNNNNNNNNNNNNNNNNNNNNNNNNNNNNNNNNNNNNNNNNNNNNNNNNNNNNNNNNNNNNNNNNNNNNNNNNNNNNNNNNNNNNNNNNNNNNNNNNNNNNNNNNNNNNNNNNNNNNNNNNNNNNNNNNNNNNNNNNNNNNNNNNNNNNNNNNNNNNNNNNNNNNNNNNNNNNNNNNNNNNNNNNNNNNNNNNNNNNNNNNNNCCCCCCTTCTTTATGCCTAAGAGCTTCCCATGTTAAGGAGGAGGAAAAGCCTTTGCAAGCCACATTATTGATTACCCAGCCATAAGAATCATCCCTATGCAGCTGCAGAGGAAGGGAAATGGTAGTAAGAAAAAACTGAAGTTTGAGAGCTTGTTGGGAGCATGGTGAAGGCAAGCTTCACAGGGAGCCCTCTGTAGCGTCCGCCACAACAAAAGTACTAGGAATTCTCAAATTTCTGAGACCTTCTTCCTCAAAAAACTTAATGAAAGGACCAAAAGGAGACTACAAATCCCACCAGAAACTTGCAGTTAAACCATTGTCAACTTTACACTTTAAGAACCATTATGCGAGTAGTCTCAACCGCAAAAAACATCTCCAATTCCAAGAATCACTCTGTTTATCTTGAATTGCCCAGAAATCAGAGATAATGCCATTCTGTCTCCCATTTAAGTTAATGCCAAGCAACCCAAAGGGACCCactacttttaaaaagtagCCAAACAAACTTAAGGCTAAGAGCTAAATTCCACTCCGAGAATCTTCTTAAGCCTAGTCCTCTTTCTGCTTTTTGTAAACACACTATCGACCAAGCGACCTAGGCTTTATGATGACACTCTATTCCTCCTGGCCAAAGAAACCTTGAAAAAAGGGATTCAATTTCCCTGATGCAACTTCTTGGCAATTTGAAAGTAGAAATCCAGAAAACCACAGTCCCAGTGATGATAGAGACAATCAAATGTAGCCTTCATGTAAAATATAACGACTTTAAAGACTAACTAACACCTGCCCTTTACTTTCTCCACAAGCGGAGCATACTCTAagacttttaattttcttctcaTTAACGGAAGCCCCAAATATATGATTGGAAGAGAAGCCTGAGGAAATCCATAATGTGCAATTGCTGTTGTTTCAGTTTCATCGACTCCTGCAAGGAATAGTCCGTTTTTTCTCTATTCATATTCAGGCCCGACCAACCAGCGAAATCATCCAAAGTTTCAATAATTCCATGCAGAGAAGTGCTACCCCCATCAAAAAATATCATCACATCATCCGCAAACATCAAATGAGTAAATTTTAAGTCTGCTGTTTTCGGATGCTAGAAAATGTATCCATAAGAGTACCTTGAGCTTGGAAAAGAATTCCATGGGAAGCACAAAGAGGTAGGAAGACAGGGGGTCACCTTGCTGTAAGCCTTTGTTGCTCTTGAAAAAACCACCAGAGACCCTATTAATGGAGATAGAGAAAGTTGGGAGTGGTAAGACCTCTTAGCGTAGATATTATAAAGTCCCATCTCACAGAGTCGAAAGCTTTTCGTAAGTCCAACTTGAGCATACCACTAGGTTCAATATTTTGCATGTTTTAACCCTGCACAATCTCAGTAGCTAAGAGAACATTCTCAGAAAGAAATCTGCCCTTCATAAAAGCCGACTGAGATGGAGAGATGGCTGAATGAAGCAGAGACTGCAGCCTATTTGCAAGGAGCTTGGATATGACCTTGTATAACATGTTTAGAAAAGAGATAGGCCTGAAGCCAGTCAGCCTTAAAACATTCGAAATCTTTGGCATCAAAACGAGGGAAGTATCATTATATTGCTTTAGCAATTTACATGAGGAGAAGAAGTCCTTTACGGCTGCAGTAACCTCTCCACCAACAATGCTCCAACAACTAGTAAAGAATTCAGCAGGATAATCATCATGTCCACTTGTTTTATTGTGAGGGAGCGAGAAAAAGCTTCTCTGATTTCCTCAAAGGTGAAAGGCTTTGATATTTGGGTTTTCTGATCCTCCGAGCATCTAAATCCTGTAGGTTTGGGATATCTTCTTGTGTGAATAGCAGAGGTGAAACTTCAATACTAATGAGATTAGTTAAATTGTCAACACAAATGTTATGTATACTATCGGGAGAGTCCACCTTCACCCCATTATTATTCTCGAGTTATTGAATGTGATTAATTGCTTTCCTTGAGTTTACCCATCTGTGAAAGAATTGAGAGTTGTAGTCTCCATCTCGCAACCAAGATATACTAGACCTTTGTCAACAAAATCTTTCCTCTGCATTGACCAAAATTTGCCATCGTCTCTCTGCTTCAATTAACAGATCCGCATTTAACGGAGAAAGAGAGGATAACATACTGTTCTGACACTAAACCACTACCTCAAGTGCATCCTAAACTCTTTTTCCAAGATTAGAATAGTATTCCCTATTAAACTCTTGGATGATCTTGACCTCAGCTTTATTGAGACTTTGAACATATCGGAACCCACAAAGTTTAATGAGAACCAATTCTCATATATTAGGTGAATAAAATTCTGGTCAGAGAGCAAGAAGGAAAACAACTTCAAAGGTTTATTTTGAGTAGGGCGGGTAGAGGAGAGTCTTAAAGAGATACAAACATGATATGAAAATTCAGCCTCTCCAAAATAGGAAAAAGACATAGGTATCTGCAAAGCCCACTCATCATTCACTAGAGCTCTGTCAAGCTTCTTTGCAATCAgatctcttttctcttattcCACCAAGTAAAAGAGCACCCTGTAAACGTAAGATCAAGAAGGGAAGCTCTGAAAATACATTCTCTGAAGGATCTAGTTGGTCTGTTAACCGAATAACCATCAAAATTAGAATGCTCAGAGGGGTTCAAGATCTGACTGAAATCGTCAATGACTGTCCATGGTTTGCCCATTATACTCTGACTCCAGGACAAGCTAACAATCTCTTTTCAAAGCACAAGTCGATCCACTTCCTCGTTAGACACATAGGCAAAAGAAACCACCAATTGAGTAGCTGAACTAGGTAACTGAACTTCACGAGTGACCACTTGAAGGGACTTTGAAATGATGGAGACTTTTACATTGGGGTGCTAGAGGATTCAAATCTTACCTAAATCCGAAAAACCATAATTATCATCATAAAACTAGCCTGACAACAATTCATTGATGAATTTAGAGCTCTTGTGGCGCTGTACATGAGTCTCAAGAAGACTACTGAAAATAAGCTTATTTCATCGAAGCCACTTTTTAAATCCGGTACGTTGAGACGACGTATTAAAGCCTCAGACTTCCAACAGAAAATATTTATACACATAAAGGTTAGTTTAAGGTGAGGCTCTTGCCTCATACACTTTTTTGCTGCCGCTGCGACATCACTTTCGTGAACTCATAATCATCCCGATCCTCCTCATAATCCTCATTACTACCAAGATCACTTGAAAAAGTATCTGATGAATCTGCATTAGCACCAGATACACAAACCGATAAACTAGTACTGTTTGATCCACTAGTATCACCAACCATCTTTAGACCTAGCAATGTTGAGTTGCGTTGAGATAAAACTCCTGTTTCGGTCAACGGAGGCCTAGCCTGCTCCACTGCTACCGTTAAAAATGATGGGGTAACTCGAGCTGAAACCTGAGGTGGCTTAACATGATAGATGacactctttttttctctttcctgGGGCATGCTTTCAAAGTGTGCACAATAGAGTTGCAGCCTGAGCAGGAGACTGGAGCAGCCTTGCAGCGCTTTACACTATGGCCAATCTCTTTACAGTGGTTGCAAACATGTGGTATCCACATACTTGAGACCAAAACCCTCCCAATCTCTCCTgattgaaatttcacatttacTGCCTCAGGCAACGATTCTGAGGATCAATGATAGTGAAAACCTTTGCAACTTCAAGAGTTGTCCTATTTGCTGTTGAGGGATGGAGAAACTTTGGATCCCTAACCAGCCCTGCGATACGCTCCAATCCATCATCATTGAATAATTTCAACGGGAGAAATTTCAGAGTTCCATCCAGATTAGGGCAGAAGATAGTTCCGGTTTTGCTGGGGTTATTCTCGGTTGCCAGTCTGCTACAAACATGGTTTGGCCCTCAATACTCTAGAGCCTTTGGTTCAACACTCGCATACGATTTTGATAGTTAGGAATCCTAAATAGGAATGCATTGCCCTCCAAATTTGAAACCGAGATATCATGAAACTTGTGGCTCCAAATTCCGTTGAAGATCGAGTGAATTGTACCCTAAGAGGGGGGGGGGNNNNNNNNNNNNNNNNNNNNNNNNNNNNNNNNNNNNNNNNNNNNNNNNNNNNNNNNNNNNNNNNNNNNNNNNNNNNNNNNNNNNNNNNNNNNNNNNNNNNNNNNNNNNNNNNNNNNNNNNNNNNNNNNNNNNNNNNNNNNNNNNNNNNNNNNNNNNNNNNNNNNNNNNNNNNNNNNNNNNNNNNNNNNNNNNNNNNNNNNNNNNNNNNNNNNNNNNNNNNNNNNNNNNNNNNNNNNNNNNNNNNNNNNNNNNNNNNNNNNNNNNNNNNNNNNNNNgggggggggggggggggggggggggggggggtccAAGTAGAATTGACCAATGATGAACGATTCCTAAGACTTTTGGTGCTTTTTGATGATGGATTTTGGTATCTCCACAGAAGCTTCACCTGAGGGTAGAGTGAATGGCGTACCTTTCTTTAAGAGAGGCTTGGCTGAGCCCTTGAACAGATTCATCCAACTGTCTTCGGCAACAATGGGGTTTTTTGAATCTGCGACATCTACATTTTCGACTGTCGCAGGTTTAGTTAAGGCTTCTATAATTTATGGGTCTGTTGAGTTAACAACTTTGGCAGTAGAGGATTATTGAGACTTGTGAAGATAGATCTGGAGATGATACAGAGGTTCCACCATATGTTTGGCAATGGCTGAGCCTGAAGGCGGTGATTTAGCTGAGGCATTAATGTTTGGAGAGAGAGGCGGCGTCGTCGGAGGTGATGAAGAGAGCTTCTCGCGGAGAATTTCGAATTTGAGAAAACCAAAGAGATTGAGCCTTTTGCAGGTGAGATCCATCCGTGGGTTCCACCACCGTGAGAGATGACGGAGATGGGTCCTAAAAGCAGTCACTTTAATCGcccaaaaggaaagaaaaaaaaaagagaaaaacaagtaGGTAACTTTGCTTAACTCTAATCAGAAACCTCAAAAGAGTTAGGGCCATAAAGATTTGTTTCATGATCTAACTATAGGGctaaaatatacactaacaagTATATTGTTTCTACATGTGCCAAGCATCTCCAAGTTTCAATGGCATGCATTCACAATAACTTCGAGCACTAAATTGGAGAAAGATATTAAGTGTTGTAATCAGAAAACAGGGAAGTTGGACTCAAAATCTTGACACCCATATCTCTTCTTCCATTGGTTCTCTCGAAGTCTCTACTAAAGGTTACAATCATTGTacattgtattttaaaatagaatctaacaaaactattttaaatacAATCATTGTACATTGTATTTAAAATAGGAAGTTTGCATTTTgcatttgtatttatttattcataattaaaagaaaaaccctaaactataaatttgttgattCTAGCGGAAACAAGTCTGGTTCTCTTGGTGGATTGTAAGAATCTCAAGTAGCGGTCAATGAAAAACAGGAAGATGTTGGAGACAGTCTCCCACATGGATTACGTAGAAGATTATATAGAGACCGTAGAAGAAAATTAAGCTCGAACTTCTTTCGTCTATAGGATGGTAGACTCGTCACCCACATTGCTGTTCCATAATTTCCATTCACCATCGCTATTGTTCCGGTTAGATTAGACATGTATGTCGGATTCCATGCAAACGTCTTTACATAAATAGCAAAACATATATTCATCAGTTTGTGAATAGAAGCAAAATAGATACAACTTTGTCTCCAAAGAGCTTtgatactttttatttttttagatttcgtaccaaacatttgattttttttgaaataaattgaAATGATCTAGTATGGAATAGATTCCTTGGTAATTTTTATGACACATGAGTAAATCTCCcttctagtaattaattttttgctactaagtcagccgtaaaatggCCGAGTTATCCGATAATCCAGCTCATGACTAATTAATCATAAGTAAGTCGTTGTTAATAACTCAGCCCGCCGGAGAAAGTTAATTCAGCCATGTCGAAGTattaactcagccagatttttgacaactcaaccatcggataaaaactcagccgtaattacggctgagttatgctcacTCAGCCATTTTCTCATAACTTTGACAGATTTCATTAAGTCAGCTATAACTATAGGCTGAGTTATACTcgtaagtcagccgtccgctcataactcagccattttcctcaaatcagccgcaacataccgtaactcagccgtcattactATTGTAccgctttacggctgagttattaaaTACACGTTAATAATTTTTGACGTGGCGACGCGATTTTCTGACGTGACAATGACATtctttgtaattacgtttttcca contains:
- the LOC104736409 gene encoding BAHD acyltransferase At5g47980, with product MELELLSKEIIRPTSPDHLQTLSLSLFDQFLPSSYVSAIFFYNDQENKGDIVVQRLKSSLSQTLSLFYPFAGRIKDGVTVHCNDEGALFTEARADILLYDFLRNPSDADLVHKLIASPDHADPDTWPLLHVKVIFFKDRGFAVAVSVSHKICDAASLSTFVCSWTKAAKGYADTVNPEFAAADFYPPADITIEFPPLLVHEKKSKTKSFVFGALMIEKLKNRASGGKRVPQATRVESITALLFRCMTKAHQSKVGEVTEFAITQTMDLRPRVSTSLLPHKAIGNFFFLPLFMESSESKMEIQETVSKLHRTKEDLNELIRNDPEDAKSRFEAKERIASAMLTSLCEVSPETETYAVSSWCRMSFYEADFGWGNPVWVAPDSIDKTQVVLMDAKDVGGVEAWVTLSETDMAMFENDDELLVFATPSPSVLI